A single Cnuibacter physcomitrellae DNA region contains:
- a CDS encoding ABC transporter ATP-binding protein — translation MSIATQTLPETTTDTLLKFENVEMTFPNGTVALSGVDLTVKRGEFVTVVGPSGCGKSTLLRIASGLEKASDGSVEIDTSRIGYVFQDATLLPWRDVQSNVELLAELNGIGKKERAAQAAQAIDLVGLKGFEKNLPRMLSGGMKMRTSLARSLTLNPELFLFDEPFGALDEITRERLNDELIRLFDEQQFAGLFITHSVAEAVYLSTRVIVMSGRPGKIVDEFEVDFPFPRDPDIRFTAEFAELSGKVSHALREGHR, via the coding sequence ATGTCCATCGCTACGCAGACGCTTCCCGAGACCACCACCGACACGCTGCTGAAGTTCGAGAACGTCGAGATGACGTTCCCCAACGGCACGGTCGCCCTGTCCGGCGTCGATCTCACCGTGAAGCGCGGCGAGTTCGTCACCGTCGTCGGTCCCTCCGGCTGCGGCAAGTCGACCCTGCTGCGGATCGCCTCGGGCCTCGAGAAGGCCTCCGACGGATCCGTCGAGATCGACACCAGCCGCATCGGCTACGTCTTCCAGGACGCGACGCTCCTGCCCTGGCGCGACGTGCAGTCCAACGTCGAGCTCCTCGCCGAGCTCAACGGCATCGGCAAGAAGGAGCGCGCCGCCCAGGCCGCGCAGGCCATCGACCTCGTCGGCCTCAAGGGCTTCGAGAAGAACCTGCCGCGGATGCTCTCCGGCGGCATGAAGATGCGCACCTCCCTCGCGCGGTCGCTGACCCTGAACCCCGAGCTGTTCCTCTTCGACGAGCCCTTCGGCGCGCTCGACGAGATCACCCGCGAGCGCCTGAACGACGAGCTCATCCGCCTCTTCGACGAGCAGCAGTTCGCCGGGCTCTTCATCACCCACTCCGTCGCCGAGGCCGTCTACCTCTCCACCCGCGTCATCGTCATGTCCGGTCGTCCCGGGAAGATCGTCGACGAGTTCGAGGTGGACTTCCCCTTCCCGCGGGATCCCGACATCCGCTTCACCGCCGAGTTCGCCGAGCTCTCCGGCAAGGTCTCCCACGCACTCCGAGAAGGACACCGGTAA
- a CDS encoding MFS transporter → MSSVTSSPTADAVDHRRRILIRRINLSAAWGEGLDGYDLGVLSVVLPAITVALGMSPVEAGLVGASSLIGIFVGAPLAGWLSDRFGRQRMFTIDILCFVVLGLAQAFVTDTGQLFVMRVLLGMAIGAEYAIGAAMLAEFAPSKGRGRRLSALLVCWYGGFLVAVVVAYAMTAGGLSWRWVLATSVIPAAAAYVIRFGVPESPRWLLSHGRTVRAREVIDRHLGDEYVEREGIADETRRRGGYRELFRGENRRRLIFLAVFWACNVAPYFAIFTFAPVVLESLDLGDPTAGTIGVNALATLGALVGALTIERLGRRKQLIPPFWIMAVALAVVGIWSGAPAWATLLCFAVFAFFNALQGNLTAVYPIEIMPTEVRSSAVGVAAAASRVGAAVGTFLLPVGISTIGTGWCMLIGAGICVIGAVVSQVRAPETTGKTLAETSR, encoded by the coding sequence ATGAGCAGCGTCACGAGCAGCCCGACCGCCGATGCCGTCGATCATCGGCGGCGGATCCTGATCCGCAGGATCAACCTCAGCGCAGCCTGGGGGGAGGGACTCGACGGATACGACCTCGGCGTGCTCAGCGTCGTCCTTCCCGCGATCACGGTCGCTCTCGGGATGTCTCCGGTGGAGGCGGGGCTCGTCGGCGCCTCCTCGCTCATCGGGATCTTCGTGGGCGCGCCCCTGGCGGGCTGGCTGTCCGATCGCTTCGGTCGGCAGCGCATGTTCACCATCGACATCCTCTGCTTCGTGGTGCTCGGGCTGGCGCAGGCGTTCGTGACCGACACCGGCCAGCTCTTCGTCATGCGGGTTCTCCTCGGCATGGCGATCGGGGCGGAGTACGCGATCGGCGCGGCGATGCTGGCGGAGTTCGCTCCGTCGAAGGGGCGTGGGCGACGACTCTCTGCACTGCTCGTCTGCTGGTACGGCGGCTTCCTGGTCGCCGTCGTCGTCGCCTACGCGATGACCGCGGGCGGGCTGTCGTGGCGCTGGGTCCTCGCGACGAGCGTCATCCCTGCGGCCGCGGCGTACGTCATCCGGTTCGGGGTGCCCGAGTCGCCGCGGTGGCTGCTGAGCCACGGGCGCACGGTCCGGGCACGGGAGGTCATCGACCGGCACCTCGGCGACGAGTACGTCGAGCGCGAGGGCATCGCCGACGAGACTCGTCGGCGGGGCGGATACCGGGAGCTGTTCCGGGGAGAGAACAGGCGCCGCCTGATCTTCCTCGCGGTGTTCTGGGCGTGCAACGTGGCTCCGTACTTCGCGATCTTCACGTTCGCGCCCGTGGTGCTCGAGTCGTTGGACCTCGGCGACCCGACCGCGGGGACCATCGGCGTGAACGCCCTGGCGACACTCGGGGCTCTCGTCGGCGCGCTGACGATCGAGCGTCTCGGACGACGCAAGCAGCTCATCCCGCCGTTCTGGATCATGGCGGTCGCGCTGGCCGTGGTCGGCATCTGGTCCGGAGCGCCAGCCTGGGCGACCCTGCTCTGCTTCGCCGTGTTCGCGTTCTTCAACGCCCTCCAGGGCAACCTCACGGCGGTGTACCCGATCGAGATCATGCCGACGGAGGTCAGGAGCTCGGCGGTCGGCGTGGCTGCGGCCGCCAGCCGCGTGGGCGCGGCCGTCGGCACGTTCCTCCTCCCCGTGGGGATCTCGACGATCGGCACCGGCTGGTGCATGCTCATCGGCGCGGGCATCTGCGTGATCGGCGCCGTCGTGTCGCAGGTGCGCGCACCGGAGACGACGGGGAAGACGCTGGCTGAGACTAGTCGCTGA
- a CDS encoding ABC transporter permease, translating into MTTTPPAPPKNRTLAKPATVRKAKSPLGTYGPPILVALAIIAIWYFVSYVVLDAQRRFLLPPPHELFTQAFFKGDVISDIMVALGRTAIVALVGLAIAIVIGVLWAIAMSQARWVERSLFPYAVILQCIPILALVPLIGFWFGFDYPARIIVCVLISLFPMVSNTLFGLQSVDKGQRELFQLQKASRWTVLTKLELPAALPAIFAGMRISAGLSVIGAIVGDYFFRRGEPGLGSLISNYQSRVQSAELFAAIIVACLFGVLIFALFGWIGKRVVGKWYDFSAN; encoded by the coding sequence ATGACCACCACCCCTCCTGCTCCCCCGAAGAACCGGACGCTCGCGAAGCCGGCTACGGTCCGCAAGGCGAAGAGCCCGCTCGGGACGTACGGCCCGCCCATCCTCGTCGCGCTCGCCATCATCGCGATCTGGTACTTCGTCTCCTACGTGGTGCTCGACGCGCAGCGCCGCTTCCTGCTGCCGCCACCCCACGAGCTGTTCACGCAGGCGTTCTTCAAGGGCGACGTCATCAGCGACATCATGGTCGCGCTTGGACGCACCGCGATCGTGGCGCTCGTCGGCCTCGCGATCGCCATCGTGATCGGCGTGCTCTGGGCCATCGCGATGAGCCAGGCGCGGTGGGTGGAGCGCTCGCTGTTCCCCTACGCCGTCATCCTCCAGTGCATCCCGATCCTCGCGCTCGTGCCGCTCATCGGGTTCTGGTTCGGCTTCGACTACCCCGCCCGGATCATCGTCTGCGTGCTGATCTCGCTCTTCCCGATGGTGTCGAACACCCTGTTCGGACTCCAGTCGGTCGACAAGGGTCAGCGCGAGCTGTTCCAGCTGCAGAAGGCGTCGCGCTGGACGGTGCTCACGAAGCTCGAGCTCCCCGCCGCGCTCCCCGCGATCTTCGCCGGGATGCGGATCTCCGCCGGCCTCTCCGTCATCGGCGCGATCGTCGGCGACTACTTCTTCCGCCGGGGCGAGCCGGGCCTCGGCTCCCTCATCTCGAACTACCAGTCCCGCGTCCAGTCCGCCGAGCTGTTCGCCGCGATCATCGTCGCCTGCCTCTTCGGCGTGCTGATCTTCGCGCTGTTCGGCTGGATCGGAAAGCGCGTCGTCGGCAAGTGGTACGACTTCTCCGCCAACTGA
- a CDS encoding pyridoxine/pyridoxamine 5'-phosphate oxidase yields MSAALPAPALALLQEWLPSNESPARPLMTLSTIGLDGYPDARSVLLSEWDEDGFFLHTDARSRKALQLGAEPRAALTLVWPELKRQLVVQGDAAPASADEETWAYGHRSRYLQLLAWLNDPAFAALPEVERVARWASFDAANPALSAPDTWQGFRVAPVRLTFWEGRDDAASRRREFALVSSTWQESLLPG; encoded by the coding sequence ATGAGCGCGGCGCTCCCGGCGCCGGCCCTCGCGCTGCTGCAGGAGTGGCTGCCGTCGAACGAGTCGCCGGCGCGTCCGCTGATGACGCTGTCGACGATCGGGCTCGACGGGTATCCGGATGCGCGCTCCGTGCTGCTCTCGGAGTGGGACGAGGACGGGTTCTTCCTCCACACCGACGCACGGTCTCGGAAGGCGCTGCAGCTCGGGGCCGAGCCCCGCGCGGCGCTGACGCTGGTCTGGCCCGAGCTCAAGCGCCAGCTGGTCGTGCAGGGCGACGCGGCCCCCGCCTCCGCCGACGAGGAGACGTGGGCGTACGGACACCGGTCCCGGTACCTGCAGCTGCTGGCGTGGCTGAACGACCCCGCCTTCGCCGCACTGCCGGAGGTGGAGCGGGTCGCTCGCTGGGCGTCGTTCGACGCCGCGAACCCCGCGCTGTCCGCGCCGGACACCTGGCAGGGCTTCCGCGTCGCGCCGGTCCGCCTCACGTTCTGGGAGGGCCGCGACGACGCCGCCTCGCGCCGCCGCGAGTTCGCCCTCGTGTCCTCCACGTGGCAGGAGTCCCTCCTCCCCGGCTGA
- a CDS encoding amidohydrolase family protein produces MTALPRPLGLLAGASLRDGRTVDVVLDGDTVAEVLPAGTAPRPADPDSVLDLEGFLLLPAPAEPHAHLDKALSWDLIRPPMGDLGLAIESWRAYSAEMTVDSIADRARTTALAMLANGTTAIRTHVDLLHGEAPLRGVEALVRVRDELAGILDLELVALAGPTVPDAVVEAALDAGIDLVGGAPHLADDPIADLHRLLAIAERYGVGVDMHTDESLSGAITLDALAIALRDRPAGRVATAGHCVRLGTLEAAELGRIIDDVVAADIGIVTLPITNLYLQGWEHPTSTPRGLTAVRALLDAGVRLGAGADNVRDPFNPVGRGDALETAMLLVTAGHLTLDEAYDAVSIGARSVMGLPDAGVVPGARAELVAVRGASLSDVIATAPADRAVIHAGMLVAQSETVRRIAVPAPRSLVETR; encoded by the coding sequence ATGACCGCTCTCCCCCGCCCCCTCGGACTCCTCGCCGGCGCCTCCCTCCGCGACGGACGCACCGTCGACGTGGTGCTCGACGGCGACACCGTCGCGGAGGTGCTCCCGGCGGGAACGGCACCTCGTCCGGCCGATCCCGACTCGGTCCTCGACCTCGAGGGCTTCCTCCTCCTCCCGGCCCCGGCCGAACCCCACGCCCACCTCGACAAGGCGCTGTCGTGGGACCTCATCCGCCCGCCGATGGGAGACCTCGGGCTCGCCATCGAGTCGTGGCGCGCCTACTCGGCGGAGATGACCGTCGACTCGATCGCCGACCGCGCCCGCACCACCGCGCTCGCCATGCTCGCCAACGGCACCACCGCGATCCGGACCCACGTCGATCTGCTCCACGGCGAGGCTCCGCTGCGCGGCGTCGAGGCGCTCGTCCGGGTGCGCGACGAGCTCGCCGGGATCCTCGACCTCGAGCTCGTCGCCCTCGCCGGGCCGACCGTGCCCGACGCCGTCGTCGAGGCCGCGCTCGACGCGGGGATCGACCTCGTCGGCGGCGCGCCGCATCTCGCCGACGACCCGATCGCCGACCTCCACCGTCTCCTCGCGATCGCCGAGCGGTACGGCGTCGGCGTCGACATGCACACCGACGAGAGCCTCTCCGGTGCGATCACGCTCGACGCCCTCGCGATCGCGCTCCGCGACCGGCCCGCGGGCCGGGTCGCGACCGCCGGCCACTGCGTCCGGCTGGGCACGCTCGAGGCCGCCGAGCTCGGCCGGATCATCGACGACGTGGTGGCCGCCGACATCGGCATCGTGACCCTCCCCATCACCAACCTCTACCTGCAGGGCTGGGAGCATCCGACCTCGACCCCTCGCGGGCTCACCGCCGTGCGCGCCCTGCTCGACGCCGGCGTGCGCCTCGGTGCCGGCGCCGACAACGTGCGCGACCCGTTCAACCCAGTGGGCCGAGGGGATGCGCTCGAGACGGCCATGCTCCTCGTCACGGCCGGACACCTCACCCTCGACGAGGCCTACGACGCGGTGAGCATCGGGGCCCGCAGCGTCATGGGCCTGCCCGACGCCGGCGTCGTGCCCGGTGCGCGCGCCGAGCTCGTCGCCGTCCGGGGAGCCTCGCTCTCCGACGTCATCGCCACCGCGCCCGCCGACCGCGCCGTCATCCACGCCGGGATGCTCGTCGCCCAGAGCGAGACGGTCCGGCGCATCGCCGTCCCAGCCCCACGATCCCTAGTCGAAACGAGGTGA
- a CDS encoding FAD-binding oxidoreductase — translation MSTSPDQIAALAAELTDLLGERGVTTDLRGREKASVDGARMSPILAEQLPLGLADLVAFPQNAEQIAEVVAAAVRHGVPVTPRGKGTGNYGQAIPMPDGLVLDMSKARAVVEVGDGYITAEAGTPMVVLENAARETGQQILMYPSTAQSSLGGFLSGGSGGTGSIKHGSNSNGYFVKALDVVFASPEAALVHVEGEDAQPYVHTYGTAGIIARATIALEPMQDWRGFYASFPTFEAATGVIRQIGRLEPTPRLVSADRETIVNALPDDPAIVKDRASLRAILDVATIEAATALVEGAGGRVEDVREGPQHTVRISMLSYNHPIEWLQKSDPGVYFHVEVSGDALVDRLDEVQSVYPGALLHIEAQHDRPIGMLAAPYVSAEEVYAGYDRLVELGVGYHSPHQWFVDHQPDRTRAVAATTDPEGLLNPGKLVAATAPTGAKVS, via the coding sequence ATGAGCACCTCCCCCGACCAGATCGCCGCACTGGCAGCCGAGCTCACCGACCTCCTCGGCGAGCGCGGCGTGACGACAGACCTCCGCGGCCGTGAGAAGGCCTCCGTCGACGGCGCGCGGATGTCCCCCATCCTCGCCGAGCAGCTGCCGCTCGGGCTGGCCGACCTCGTCGCCTTCCCGCAGAACGCGGAGCAGATCGCGGAGGTGGTCGCCGCCGCCGTGCGTCATGGCGTTCCGGTGACGCCGCGCGGCAAGGGGACGGGCAACTACGGGCAGGCGATCCCGATGCCCGACGGGCTGGTGCTCGACATGTCGAAGGCCCGCGCGGTCGTCGAGGTGGGCGACGGGTACATCACCGCCGAGGCGGGCACGCCCATGGTGGTGCTCGAGAACGCGGCTCGCGAGACCGGGCAGCAGATCCTCATGTACCCCTCGACCGCGCAGTCCTCCCTCGGCGGGTTCCTGTCGGGCGGATCGGGCGGCACCGGCTCGATCAAGCACGGCAGCAACTCGAACGGCTACTTCGTCAAGGCGCTCGACGTGGTGTTCGCCTCCCCCGAGGCGGCGCTCGTGCACGTCGAGGGTGAGGACGCCCAGCCCTACGTGCACACCTACGGGACGGCGGGGATCATCGCCCGCGCCACCATCGCGCTCGAGCCGATGCAGGACTGGCGGGGCTTCTACGCGAGCTTCCCGACCTTCGAGGCGGCGACCGGCGTCATCCGCCAGATCGGGCGCCTCGAGCCCACACCGCGACTGGTGTCGGCCGACCGCGAGACCATCGTCAACGCCCTGCCCGACGATCCGGCCATCGTGAAGGACCGCGCGTCGCTGCGCGCCATCCTCGACGTCGCCACGATCGAGGCGGCGACCGCGCTCGTCGAGGGCGCGGGGGGACGCGTCGAGGACGTCCGCGAGGGTCCGCAGCACACGGTGCGCATCTCGATGCTGTCGTACAACCACCCCATCGAGTGGCTGCAGAAGAGCGACCCGGGCGTCTACTTCCACGTCGAGGTGTCGGGCGACGCCCTCGTCGACCGCCTCGACGAGGTGCAGTCCGTCTACCCCGGCGCGCTCCTGCACATCGAGGCGCAGCACGATCGTCCGATCGGGATGCTCGCCGCCCCGTACGTCAGCGCCGAGGAGGTCTACGCCGGCTACGACCGGCTCGTCGAGCTGGGCGTAGGCTACCACAGCCCGCACCAGTGGTTCGTCGACCACCAGCCCGACCGCACCCGCGCGGTCGCCGCCACCACCGATCCCGAGGGTCTGCTCAACCCGGGCAAGCTCGTCGCCGCCACCGCACCCACGGGGGCGAAGGTCTCGTGA
- a CDS encoding helix-turn-helix domain-containing protein, whose protein sequence is MSTGSVALDEQTERLGARIRSFRQARGLTLVELARLSDLSHPFLSQLERGHARPSMPSLERIARALGSSQVELMAGSTDQELPSGQPGRASVVLAHEGVQGPFGGGQARILVRGDAPFIPMDFAGQNAEFGEFYTHDEAEFLHVVSGTVVVDLADEGIHTLEPGDSLHYAGGTLHRWRSFDGKAYRMFIVKERRAGA, encoded by the coding sequence ATCAGCACCGGAAGCGTCGCACTCGACGAGCAGACCGAGCGCCTCGGCGCGCGCATCCGCTCGTTCAGGCAGGCGCGCGGGCTGACGCTCGTGGAGCTGGCGCGACTGTCGGACCTGTCGCATCCGTTCCTCTCGCAGCTCGAGCGCGGGCACGCGAGGCCGAGCATGCCGTCGCTCGAGCGCATCGCGCGGGCTCTGGGCTCGAGCCAGGTCGAGCTCATGGCGGGGTCCACCGATCAGGAGCTGCCGTCGGGGCAGCCGGGTCGCGCGTCGGTGGTGCTCGCCCATGAGGGGGTGCAGGGTCCGTTCGGGGGCGGGCAGGCGCGCATCCTCGTCCGGGGGGACGCTCCGTTCATCCCGATGGACTTCGCCGGCCAGAACGCCGAGTTCGGCGAGTTCTACACCCACGACGAGGCCGAGTTCCTGCACGTCGTCAGCGGCACGGTCGTCGTCGACCTGGCGGACGAGGGGATCCACACGCTCGAGCCGGGGGACTCGCTGCACTACGCGGGAGGGACGCTGCACCGCTGGCGTTCCTTCGACGGGAAGGCGTACCGCATGTTCATCGTCAAGGAGCGGAGGGCGGGCGCATGA
- a CDS encoding nitrate ABC transporter substrate-binding protein, which yields MRSTRSRLVIAAGLAAATAVALSACSGGSSSSESTASADLTVGSVDLAAAGCPATVVIQTDWNPEAEHGHLYQMLGPGYTVDAQNKSVSGPLMSKGEYTGVNVEVRSGGPAIGFQQVSTQMYTDQDIMLGYVTTDESVLLSQSAPTTAVFAPLDISPLMIMWDPATYPDAKTVQDVVAKGAVVRYFGGSAYMEYLNSVGTVPTAQSDGSYDGTPASFVASGGKDAQQGFASAEPYIYENEVESWMKPVKYELVNDLGYEAYQSAMVVRSGDLEKDSGCLKALVPVLQQAEVDYFADPAPVNTMILDLVKQFDTGWVYSQGVADYSVKTMIDEGIVGNGPNSTIGDFDDARMKTFYDAVSPVFEKLGTPPADGLTVDDIYTNEFIDTSIGLPAK from the coding sequence ATGCGCAGCACCCGATCCAGACTGGTCATCGCGGCCGGTCTCGCCGCGGCCACCGCGGTCGCCCTGTCCGCCTGTTCGGGCGGATCGAGCTCGTCGGAGTCCACAGCCTCCGCCGATCTCACCGTCGGCTCGGTCGACCTCGCCGCCGCCGGCTGCCCGGCGACGGTCGTCATCCAGACCGACTGGAACCCTGAGGCCGAGCACGGCCACCTGTACCAGATGCTCGGCCCCGGCTACACCGTGGACGCCCAGAACAAGTCCGTCTCCGGCCCGCTCATGTCGAAGGGCGAGTACACCGGCGTGAACGTCGAGGTCCGCTCCGGCGGCCCCGCGATCGGCTTCCAGCAGGTGTCGACCCAGATGTACACCGACCAGGACATCATGCTCGGCTACGTCACCACCGACGAGTCGGTCCTGCTCTCCCAGAGCGCTCCGACCACCGCCGTGTTCGCTCCCCTCGACATCAGCCCGCTGATGATCATGTGGGACCCGGCCACCTACCCCGACGCGAAGACCGTCCAGGACGTCGTCGCGAAGGGCGCCGTGGTCCGCTACTTCGGCGGATCCGCCTACATGGAGTACCTCAACTCCGTCGGCACCGTGCCGACCGCGCAGTCCGACGGCAGCTACGACGGCACCCCCGCGTCCTTCGTCGCCTCGGGCGGCAAGGATGCGCAGCAGGGCTTCGCGTCGGCCGAGCCGTACATCTACGAGAACGAGGTCGAGAGCTGGATGAAGCCCGTCAAGTACGAGCTCGTCAACGACCTCGGCTACGAGGCGTACCAGTCGGCGATGGTCGTGCGCTCGGGTGACCTCGAGAAGGACAGCGGCTGCCTGAAGGCGCTCGTGCCCGTGCTGCAGCAGGCCGAGGTCGACTACTTCGCCGACCCCGCCCCGGTCAACACGATGATCCTCGACCTCGTCAAGCAGTTCGACACCGGCTGGGTCTACTCCCAGGGTGTGGCCGACTACTCGGTGAAGACCATGATCGACGAGGGCATCGTGGGCAACGGCCCGAACAGCACCATCGGCGACTTCGACGACGCTCGCATGAAGACCTTCTACGACGCGGTGTCGCCGGTCTTCGAGAAGCTCGGCACCCCGCCCGCCGACGGTCTCACGGTCGACGACATCTACACCAACGAGTTCATCGACACCTCGATCGGACTCCCGGCCAAGTAA
- a CDS encoding DUF4287 domain-containing protein, which translates to MSYQAYLDAIEAKTGKTPQQLLDEAAARGFGPGTKAGEVVDWLRDDYGVGRGHAMALYGVLKKGADGAVPEKHVGAAGSHRDESATLRLDGIAARDS; encoded by the coding sequence ATGTCGTACCAGGCGTATCTCGACGCGATCGAGGCGAAGACCGGGAAGACGCCGCAGCAGCTGCTCGACGAGGCCGCCGCCCGCGGCTTCGGCCCGGGCACGAAGGCGGGTGAGGTCGTGGACTGGCTCCGCGACGACTACGGCGTCGGACGCGGCCACGCGATGGCCCTCTACGGCGTGCTCAAGAAGGGCGCCGATGGCGCCGTCCCCGAGAAGCACGTGGGCGCTGCGGGCTCGCACCGCGACGAGTCCGCGACCCTCCGCCTCGACGGCATCGCCGCCCGCGACTCCTGA
- a CDS encoding creatininase family protein has translation MSSPVSSSLPSRKLVELSGPAAAAALSSDSVLVLPTGAIEHHGPHLPLMTDFLLADSIANAAVDGAAADGQDVWILPALAYTKSDEHHWAPGTMWLSWDTLMRTVVDLGNSIAAMPARKLVFFNGHGGNLALLQVACRELRRLYGLETFLMGASVPAGAHDDDAPEEFGLGIHGGHAETSLVMHVRPDLVDLSLAERSVPEHLAGYEHIGFKKRVTFGWLSNDFGTNGTVGDPTRANAAYGAQLFENAVSEAVAAFAEVARFSADGSR, from the coding sequence GTGAGCAGCCCCGTGTCGTCCTCGCTCCCGTCGCGCAAGCTCGTCGAGCTCTCCGGGCCGGCCGCCGCCGCAGCGCTGTCGTCGGACTCGGTCCTGGTGCTGCCGACCGGCGCCATCGAGCACCACGGACCGCACCTGCCCCTCATGACCGACTTCCTGCTCGCCGACTCGATCGCGAACGCGGCCGTCGACGGCGCCGCGGCGGACGGCCAGGACGTCTGGATCCTCCCCGCGCTCGCCTACACCAAGTCCGACGAGCACCACTGGGCGCCCGGGACGATGTGGCTGTCCTGGGACACCCTCATGCGCACCGTCGTCGACCTCGGCAACTCGATCGCCGCGATGCCCGCCCGCAAGCTCGTCTTCTTCAACGGGCACGGCGGCAACCTGGCCCTCCTGCAGGTCGCGTGCCGCGAGCTGCGGCGGCTCTACGGCCTCGAGACCTTCCTCATGGGCGCGTCGGTGCCCGCCGGCGCCCACGACGACGACGCCCCGGAGGAGTTCGGGCTCGGCATCCACGGCGGACACGCGGAGACCTCGCTGGTGATGCACGTGCGCCCGGATCTCGTCGATCTGTCGCTGGCCGAGCGGAGCGTGCCGGAGCACCTCGCCGGGTACGAGCACATCGGCTTCAAGAAGCGCGTCACGTTCGGCTGGCTGTCGAACGACTTCGGCACGAACGGCACCGTCGGCGACCCCACCCGCGCCAACGCCGCCTACGGCGCGCAGCTCTTCGAGAACGCCGTCTCGGAGGCGGTGGCCGCGTTCGCCGAGGTCGCCCGCTTCAGCGCGGACGGCTCCCGATGA